Genomic DNA from Deinococcus sonorensis KR-87:
CGCGAGGCTGCATTCCATGGCCCACCGCACCCGGTGGGGCGCGCGGGCCGCGAGGGCCCGCAGGCTGAAGCCGCCGACGGCGATATTTCCGGCAAGCAGCCGCGGCGCGGGAGGAAGCGGCCCGAACGGTTCACCCGAGGGGTTGCCGAACAGGACCACGCGTGCACCTTGAGCGGCCACACGCAGGTCCGTGTCCAGCAGCGCGGTGCCGAGCGGATCCAGGATAACCTGACACGCCCCCGGGGACTGCGCAGCGAAGGACTCGAATTCACCGTCCTCCCTGGACAGCACCAGGTCAAAGCCAGCGTTCTGGGCCGCCTCTTCTTTGCTGGCCTGGCCCACCGTTCCGATGAGCTGCGAGCAGCCGTACAGCGGGAGCAGCTGGGCGAGGGCGTGCCCCAGCCCCCCGCCGGCGGACTGAACGAGCACCGTATCTCCGGCCTGCACGCGCGCCGCATCGGTGATCAGGAGCAGCGCCGTGGAGACGGTCAGGGGGACGGTCGCCGCCAAGTCGAGGTCCACGCCGGCAGCAAGCGGCACGGTGAGTGCCGCGGGAACCCGGACGACCTCGGCGTACCCTCCACCGGTGGTCAGGGCCACGACCGGCTGACCGGCCGTGAGGCCGTCGACGTGTGAACCGACCGCCCGCACGGTGCCGGCCACCTCCAACCCCGGGGCGTAGGGCCAGTGTTGAACGTACCCGGCGTCGCCACGGCGCGCCATCACATCCAGGTAGTTGATGCCTGCATACGCGACATCGATGGTGACGTCCGTGGGGCCAGGAACAGGCAGCGGCAGGATGTGAAGGCCGGTGGTGTCCGGACCGGTGGACGGAGCGTCGATCAGCAATGCACGCACAGCATCGTCTCCTTCTGGGCGGGTGTCCTCCACAGCGTGGCTGCTGCCGTTGAACACGGACGCCACGGGCGGCGCTGCCCGGGAGGCGCCAGGCGCCTCGCTGGTGGGCCAGCGGCCGCGTCAGCGTTCCAGCGAGGCAACGGTCGGTTCGGCGACGGGCATGGGGCCGATGCTGGGTTCAGCAGAGGCATCCACCCCGGGTCTGCTTCGACGGGCGGCACCACAGGCGCCGCGTGCGTGGACACCGCGCCGCGGACCACGGATGCGGCGGTGCCCCTCGGGAAGGAAATGTCGGGGCCGAGCCTGGCGACGGCCGGGGGGTCCAGGACGTCCCACGTCGTGCCGTGCTCGCCCACCGCGCAGCTGACGTCCTCCCCGAGGTT
This window encodes:
- a CDS encoding quinone oxidoreductase family protein, producing the protein MEDTRPEGDDAVRALLIDAPSTGPDTTGLHILPLPVPGPTDVTIDVAYAGINYLDVMARRGDAGYVQHWPYAPGLEVAGTVRAVGSHVDGLTAGQPVVALTTGGGYAEVVRVPAALTVPLAAGVDLDLAATVPLTVSTALLLITDAARVQAGDTVLVQSAGGGLGHALAQLLPLYGCSQLIGTVGQASKEEAAQNAGFDLVLSREDGEFESFAAQSPGACQVILDPLGTALLDTDLRVAAQGARVVLFGNPSGEPFGPLPPAPRLLAGNIAVGGFSLRALAARAPHRVRWAMECSLAHLAARRLQLPRPSAVELADIPEIHQRMASGHSTGKFVARITS